Proteins from a genomic interval of Flammeovirgaceae bacterium SG7u.111:
- a CDS encoding RagB/SusD family nutrient uptake outer membrane protein: MKFKFIIMTLAAFMLTACDDFLAPESLSTFDSNYIFSNAEDARKAVNAIYVHFSHDGFRSRLSNNMTGNTDIEHQGGSSDGARYQIWRLDAQENNGDLGYIWDIGYKAIRDANIAIEGIEDSEALNSSDVQLSDMMHHLLGEAYTLRAYWYSMLIFYFGDVPFSAEAPKVGIEFNLPKEDRNVILSTVIQDLIDVEERMMWADQLPFGIEQVNREYTMGMIARLSLQRGGYYLTPSMAMEREADYLDYYKIANDYAKKLIELKDRELTPDFRQVFMNQCKFISPVNEDMLFEVPFAVGEGDVAWNIGIRVDAGNHPYGSGSNYMAMPPTYLYSFDPLDKRVDVTCGLYMINSDFEQELVSSSGMNISQGKWSRHFLDTPPGASTSKGTGINWPMMRYADVLLMHAEAENELNGPSADAQSALRRVRQRAFDEADWADKVDLYISNVSTSKENFFNAIVDERAWEFGGEMIRKYELIRWNLYDTKITKMVTDLKKMADDANSGAGDLPDYLYTKLDDNGDLLIYNKFRKVAGAPDDTWTRQSWLINMYDANLGTYSEWITRDWANYTSPVRYIFPIPTIGIDNSRGVLTNDGYGF; this comes from the coding sequence ATGAAATTTAAGTTTATAATCATGACTTTGGCAGCTTTCATGCTGACGGCTTGTGACGATTTCCTAGCTCCAGAGTCGCTATCAACTTTCGATAGTAATTATATCTTCTCAAATGCAGAAGATGCTAGAAAAGCAGTAAATGCCATTTATGTTCACTTCAGCCACGATGGTTTCAGGTCAAGGCTATCAAACAACATGACGGGTAATACCGATATAGAGCACCAAGGTGGGTCTAGCGACGGTGCTAGGTACCAAATATGGAGACTCGATGCTCAAGAAAACAATGGTGACCTTGGTTACATTTGGGATATTGGCTACAAAGCAATTCGTGATGCCAACATAGCTATAGAAGGCATAGAGGATAGTGAGGCGCTAAACTCCTCTGATGTTCAACTTTCAGATATGATGCACCACTTGTTAGGCGAAGCTTATACGCTAAGGGCATACTGGTACAGTATGTTGATTTTTTATTTTGGCGATGTGCCATTTTCTGCTGAAGCTCCTAAAGTAGGAATTGAGTTCAACCTACCCAAAGAGGATAGAAATGTGATCCTTTCAACGGTTATTCAAGACCTGATAGATGTAGAAGAAAGAATGATGTGGGCTGATCAGTTGCCTTTCGGGATTGAGCAAGTGAACAGGGAATATACCATGGGTATGATTGCAAGGTTGTCTTTGCAGCGTGGAGGATATTATCTAACTCCTAGTATGGCCATGGAAAGAGAGGCAGATTACCTCGATTATTATAAAATTGCCAATGACTACGCTAAAAAACTTATCGAACTAAAAGATAGGGAGTTGACTCCTGATTTTAGGCAAGTGTTCATGAACCAATGTAAATTCATCTCTCCAGTAAATGAAGATATGCTTTTTGAGGTTCCATTTGCTGTTGGAGAAGGGGATGTAGCTTGGAACATTGGTATTAGAGTAGATGCAGGTAACCACCCTTATGGTTCTGGTAGTAACTATATGGCCATGCCTCCTACTTATTTGTACTCATTCGATCCACTCGATAAAAGAGTGGATGTAACATGTGGTTTGTATATGATCAACTCAGACTTCGAACAAGAGCTGGTTTCGTCATCTGGAATGAACATTTCACAAGGTAAATGGAGCCGTCATTTTCTAGATACACCTCCAGGTGCATCTACATCGAAAGGCACTGGTATTAACTGGCCTATGATGCGCTATGCTGACGTGTTGCTAATGCATGCAGAAGCAGAAAACGAACTAAACGGTCCATCTGCCGATGCTCAAAGTGCTTTAAGAAGAGTTAGGCAGCGTGCATTTGATGAAGCTGATTGGGCTGATAAAGTAGATCTGTACATCAGCAATGTGAGCACTAGTAAAGAGAATTTCTTCAATGCAATTGTAGATGAGAGAGCTTGGGAGTTTGGCGGTGAAATGATCCGTAAATACGAGCTTATCAGATGGAACTTGTATGATACAAAAATCACTAAGATGGTGACTGACCTGAAAAAAATGGCTGATGATGCCAATTCAGGCGCAGGCGATTTACCTGACTATTTGTATACAAAGCTTGATGATAACGGCGACCTCTTGATTTATAACAAGTTTAGAAAAGTAGCAGGAGCTCCTGATGATACTTGGACGCGCCAATCATGGCTTATCAATATGTACGACGCAAACTTAGGTACTTATTCTGAGTGGATTACGAGGGATTGGGCTAACTATACTTCGCCAGTTCGTTACATATTCCCTATTCCAACCATAGGAATTGACAATAGTAGGGGAGTGCTCACAAATGACGGCTATGGATTCTAA
- a CDS encoding TonB-dependent receptor: protein MKMKRGLRRFFMPLARNFLLGNALLLLLTGALYAQDTKITGKVTSVGDPEGLPGVSIVEKGTTNGVITSIDGSFSITVPKGAVLIFSFLGFVAQEIEVGNQSVINPVLKEDVTQLEEVVVVGYGTVKKSDLTGSVATLSGEDLRKAPTSSAAEAISGRIPGVNVLTTDGSPDAEIVIRVRGGGSVTQDNSPLYVVDGFIVSSIRDIPPADITSINVLKDAAATAIYGAQAANGVVVITTKSPKAGKTEVNYNGFVQVKQLPQDRKLDVLGPYEYVMAQYENAKLRSEADLRNFEKYYGKYDDLELYNYKKATDWQDELFGNSIVSQFHNLSINGGTEKTKLVLSLTHNDDKGILVGSGFTRDVVNFKINHEVFKGLKLDASARVTNTEVDGAGTSGSSQLRVKDAVTSRPMNGIADELDIDLNTVDASDDYQSFLLSLIDPTELAEQDWRKRKTNSYVFNAGLTWDIVKNLTLKSTFTSENSFDTRYRYYGPLTGESQKEGSSLPLGTITDSKRTSFRWLNTLSYKFNLGEMHDLDLLLGHETYSNGGNGSFVRAEEFRESMQPEEMFANMALGNTVEYSTYESTESNRLSFFARANYQLNNKYLVTATVRSDASSKFSEVNRLGIFPAIAVGWKISEEPFMSGAGFVEELKLRASYGQTGNDRIPANATQFLFTPNTSNGPGMGTNDYNAYYSPEGRTLYNPDIVWETTINRNIGLDFTLFNARIYGNIDVYDNSTKDLLLASAISPISGFNTQWNNVGTTSNKGVELALSGYILEKDDFSLKASVNFGINRSTIDELDGTDERFFQSNWASTDLKDRDDYYLAVGRTIGLIYGYVNDGMYSVDDFAGYDEVSGNYTLEEGVPDNSKTLGVASLKPGYMKLKDLNGDGEINSEDRQVIGSALPKATGGFGLDANFKGFDASVFFNFSYGNDIYNTGKLEFNQYYRTTYGNMLDNMSMANRFTYIDVDGSYTGVAGDVVTDLEQLRAMNNGKEMWSHNGYGTATAVIHDWAVEDGSFIRLNNATLGYSLPANLISKIKMQNCRIYVTGYNLFLWTNYSGYDPEVSTTRSNNYAALTPGIDYSAYPRSRSYTAGVNITF from the coding sequence ATGAAAATGAAAAGAGGTTTACGAAGGTTTTTCATGCCCTTGGCAAGAAATTTTTTGTTAGGTAATGCTCTCCTATTGCTTTTAACAGGTGCGCTGTACGCACAAGATACTAAGATAACAGGTAAGGTGACTTCCGTAGGTGACCCAGAGGGTTTGCCCGGAGTAAGTATTGTAGAAAAAGGGACTACAAATGGTGTAATCACTTCTATCGATGGTTCGTTTAGCATCACTGTACCTAAGGGTGCTGTTTTGATATTCAGTTTCTTGGGATTTGTTGCTCAGGAAATAGAAGTAGGTAACCAGTCGGTAATCAATCCAGTTTTAAAAGAAGATGTTACTCAGCTAGAAGAAGTAGTAGTAGTTGGGTACGGAACAGTAAAAAAATCTGATCTTACCGGGTCGGTTGCAACCCTTTCGGGTGAAGACCTTAGGAAAGCACCAACATCTAGTGCGGCTGAAGCTATTTCAGGTAGAATCCCAGGTGTGAATGTATTGACCACAGATGGTTCCCCAGATGCTGAAATCGTAATTAGAGTTAGGGGTGGTGGTTCTGTAACCCAAGACAACTCACCATTATATGTAGTAGATGGGTTTATCGTAAGTAGCATAAGAGACATTCCCCCAGCTGATATTACAAGTATAAACGTACTGAAAGATGCAGCGGCAACGGCCATTTACGGTGCACAAGCAGCGAATGGTGTGGTAGTAATCACTACCAAATCTCCAAAAGCAGGTAAGACTGAGGTAAATTACAATGGCTTTGTTCAGGTGAAGCAACTGCCACAAGACAGAAAGCTTGATGTGCTTGGTCCTTATGAGTACGTAATGGCTCAATACGAAAATGCTAAGTTAAGATCTGAGGCTGATCTTAGGAACTTTGAGAAGTATTATGGTAAGTACGATGACCTTGAGCTATACAACTACAAAAAGGCAACTGACTGGCAAGATGAGCTTTTCGGAAACTCTATTGTATCTCAATTTCACAACTTGAGCATCAATGGAGGTACGGAAAAGACCAAATTGGTACTGAGTTTAACTCACAATGACGACAAAGGTATTTTAGTTGGTTCTGGGTTTACTAGAGATGTTGTGAACTTCAAGATAAACCATGAGGTTTTTAAAGGATTGAAACTTGATGCATCTGCAAGGGTGACAAATACTGAAGTTGACGGTGCTGGTACTTCTGGTAGCTCACAACTTCGTGTAAAAGATGCTGTCACTTCTAGGCCTATGAATGGTATTGCCGATGAATTGGACATTGATCTTAATACAGTTGATGCTTCTGATGATTATCAGTCATTCTTATTGAGCTTGATAGACCCAACAGAACTTGCAGAGCAAGACTGGAGAAAAAGGAAAACCAACTCTTATGTATTTAATGCTGGTTTGACTTGGGATATCGTGAAGAATCTTACCTTAAAGAGTACTTTCACTTCTGAAAATAGTTTTGACACAAGGTATAGGTATTATGGTCCGCTTACAGGTGAATCACAAAAAGAAGGTAGTAGCCTTCCACTTGGTACTATCACTGACAGTAAGAGAACTTCTTTCAGATGGTTGAATACGTTGAGCTACAAATTTAATTTGGGTGAAATGCATGATCTTGACCTTTTGCTAGGCCATGAGACGTATTCAAATGGAGGAAATGGAAGCTTTGTAAGAGCTGAAGAGTTCAGGGAGTCAATGCAGCCAGAAGAAATGTTTGCCAACATGGCTTTGGGTAATACTGTAGAATATTCTACTTATGAGTCTACTGAGAGCAACAGGCTTTCATTCTTCGCTAGGGCAAACTACCAATTGAATAATAAGTATTTAGTAACAGCTACTGTTCGATCTGATGCAAGTAGTAAGTTCTCTGAGGTTAACAGATTAGGAATCTTCCCAGCAATTGCGGTAGGATGGAAAATTTCCGAAGAGCCATTTATGTCAGGCGCTGGTTTTGTAGAGGAATTGAAATTGAGGGCTAGTTATGGTCAAACAGGTAACGATAGGATTCCTGCCAATGCCACTCAGTTTTTGTTTACACCAAATACATCGAATGGCCCTGGTATGGGAACTAATGATTATAACGCTTATTATTCGCCAGAGGGTCGTACGCTATATAACCCAGATATTGTTTGGGAAACTACTATTAACAGAAACATCGGTCTTGACTTTACACTCTTCAACGCAAGGATTTATGGTAATATAGATGTGTATGACAATTCTACAAAAGACCTTCTTTTAGCTTCTGCAATTTCTCCTATTTCTGGTTTTAATACTCAGTGGAACAACGTAGGTACTACTTCTAACAAAGGTGTTGAACTGGCATTGAGCGGTTATATTCTTGAGAAAGATGATTTCAGCTTAAAAGCAAGTGTGAATTTTGGTATAAACCGATCTACTATAGATGAGTTGGATGGAACTGATGAGCGTTTCTTCCAGTCAAACTGGGCAAGTACTGACTTGAAAGACAGAGATGATTACTACCTAGCTGTAGGGCGTACTATCGGTTTGATCTATGGTTATGTGAACGATGGAATGTACTCTGTAGATGATTTTGCAGGATATGATGAGGTTTCCGGAAACTATACGCTAGAAGAAGGCGTGCCTGACAATAGTAAAACGCTAGGAGTAGCCAGTCTCAAGCCTGGTTACATGAAGTTGAAAGACTTGAATGGCGACGGTGAGATCAATAGTGAAGACAGGCAAGTAATAGGTAGCGCTTTGCCTAAAGCAACTGGTGGTTTCGGATTAGATGCTAACTTCAAAGGCTTTGATGCTTCTGTATTCTTTAACTTCTCATACGGTAACGATATTTACAATACAGGTAAACTTGAGTTCAACCAATACTACAGGACTACGTACGGTAACATGCTAGATAATATGAGCATGGCCAATAGGTTCACGTATATTGATGTGGATGGTTCTTACACAGGCGTTGCAGGTGACGTAGTTACTGACCTTGAGCAATTGAGGGCAATGAATAACGGTAAAGAAATGTGGTCTCACAATGGCTATGGAACAGCAACTGCTGTTATACACGATTGGGCTGTAGAAGACGGATCTTTTATCCGATTGAACAATGCTACGCTCGGTTACTCATTGCCAGCAAACTTGATTTCTAAAATCAAGATGCAGAATTGTAGAATATATGTTACTGGTTACAATTTGTTCTTATGGACAAATTACTCAGGATATGATCCAGAAGTGAGTACCACAAGAAGCAACAACTATGCTGCTTTAACTCCTGGTATTGATTACTCAGCATATCCTAGAAGTAGGTCTTATACAGCTGGTGTTAACATTACTTTTTAA
- a CDS encoding SDR family oxidoreductase — protein MKTSLNNIEGKVAVVTGGGGILCGEMAKMLAAQGAKVAVLDLKKEAADQLAVEINKAGGTAIGVEANVLNKELLEVAHSEVLEKLGPCDILVNGAGGNHPKGTTSKEHFQPEDIEDESLISFFDLDPKGIEFVFNLNFLGTLLPTQVFTKDMVGREGCSVINISSMNAFTPLTKIPAYSGAKAAVSNFTQWLAVHFSKVNIRVNALAPGFFLTDQNRALLTKEDGSLTPRGEQIIGQTPMGRFGKPEDLNTTLAWLCDPASSFVTGVVIPIDGGFSAYSGV, from the coding sequence ATGAAAACTTCACTTAATAACATTGAAGGAAAAGTAGCAGTAGTCACTGGCGGCGGCGGCATACTTTGTGGAGAAATGGCTAAAATGTTGGCTGCACAAGGAGCTAAAGTAGCAGTATTGGATTTGAAAAAAGAAGCTGCCGACCAGCTTGCTGTTGAAATTAATAAGGCTGGCGGTACGGCAATTGGCGTAGAGGCGAACGTACTGAACAAAGAGCTGCTAGAAGTAGCCCACAGCGAAGTGCTTGAGAAATTGGGTCCTTGTGATATCTTGGTAAATGGTGCTGGCGGCAACCATCCAAAAGGAACTACAAGTAAAGAGCATTTCCAACCTGAAGATATTGAAGATGAGAGCTTAATTTCATTTTTTGACCTCGATCCTAAAGGGATTGAATTTGTATTCAATCTCAATTTTTTAGGGACGTTGCTTCCCACTCAAGTGTTTACTAAAGACATGGTAGGAAGAGAAGGTTGTTCGGTGATAAACATTTCTTCTATGAACGCTTTCACGCCACTTACCAAAATCCCTGCATACAGTGGTGCAAAAGCTGCGGTAAGTAACTTCACACAGTGGTTGGCGGTGCATTTTTCAAAAGTAAATATTAGGGTAAATGCATTGGCACCTGGCTTTTTCTTAACAGACCAAAATAGGGCATTGCTTACCAAAGAAGATGGTAGTCTTACGCCTCGTGGTGAGCAGATCATAGGTCAGACTCCTATGGGAAGGTTTGGCAAGCCAGAAGATTTGAATACGACTCTTGCATGGTTGTGCGACCCTGCTTCAAGTTTTGTGACAGGAGTGGTGATTCCTATTGATGGAGGCTTCAGCGCATATAGTGGCGTTTAA
- a CDS encoding glycoside hydrolase family 2 TIM barrel-domain containing protein — translation MKYFKYPLLISFIMALSNLAVIGQEAQITNIGNRESMTLNGVWKYIVDPYETGYYDYRREVRDEQANPSTAESLFLGYKRQSPSDRVEYDFEKADNILVPRDWNSQKEKLYYYEGSVWYFKAFDYKKETNNKRQFLYFGAVNYEADVYLNGKKLGKHVGGFTPFNFEVTGKLKPEGNFLILKVDNTRGLEKVPTINTDWWNYGGITRDVEIIEVAETFIQDYYVQLALDNTEELEVSVTLNGPNKASQEVTVEIPEAKVIATLITNSEGIAEGKIKVKKLKLWSPETPYLNDVKLIHSGNVLTDKIGFRTLTTKGADILVNGKSVFLRGICIHEENGIRGGRAYSEEDARMLLGWAKELGCNFVRLAHYPHNENMTRVADELGIMVWSEVPVYWTIQWKNEATFSNAKAQLTDMITRDKNRASVIIWSMANETPVSPDRTEFLKKMIETANDLDPVRLISAALERHTKKGTKNTQVIEDPLQEYVDIIAFNQYIGWYAGLPEDCKTAEFDIQFNKPVVISEFGAGALQGLYGSKEERWTEEFQEYLFDETLKMLEKIPQLRGTNPWILADFRSPRRVLPDIQDGWNRKGLISEVGEKKKAFYVLKNYYEVKQTEYVEKNQKK, via the coding sequence ATGAAATATTTCAAGTACCCATTGTTAATATCTTTCATCATGGCGCTATCTAATCTGGCGGTAATTGGTCAGGAAGCGCAAATCACTAACATTGGAAATAGAGAGTCGATGACCCTGAATGGTGTGTGGAAATATATTGTCGATCCCTACGAAACGGGATATTATGATTACCGACGCGAGGTGCGCGATGAACAAGCAAACCCCAGTACCGCAGAGTCCCTGTTTTTAGGTTACAAGCGACAATCTCCTTCCGACCGTGTAGAATATGATTTTGAAAAAGCTGATAATATCCTTGTTCCAAGAGATTGGAATTCCCAAAAGGAAAAGCTTTATTATTATGAGGGATCTGTTTGGTATTTTAAGGCTTTCGACTACAAAAAAGAGACGAATAATAAGCGTCAGTTTCTTTACTTCGGGGCGGTTAATTACGAAGCAGATGTGTATCTCAATGGAAAAAAATTAGGAAAGCATGTTGGAGGGTTTACTCCTTTCAATTTTGAAGTAACTGGTAAGCTAAAACCAGAAGGAAATTTCTTGATCCTGAAAGTGGATAATACCCGTGGGCTTGAGAAAGTACCAACCATTAATACTGACTGGTGGAATTATGGCGGCATTACCCGTGATGTAGAAATTATAGAAGTGGCTGAAACGTTTATTCAAGATTATTATGTACAGTTAGCCCTTGACAATACAGAAGAATTGGAGGTTTCTGTAACCTTGAATGGGCCTAACAAAGCTAGCCAAGAAGTAACGGTGGAAATACCTGAGGCAAAAGTAATAGCTACGCTCATCACTAACAGCGAAGGCATTGCAGAAGGAAAAATTAAAGTGAAAAAATTGAAGCTTTGGTCGCCAGAAACCCCTTACTTGAACGACGTGAAGTTGATCCATTCAGGAAATGTCTTGACTGATAAAATTGGTTTTAGGACTTTGACCACCAAAGGTGCTGACATCTTGGTAAATGGCAAGTCTGTATTTTTGAGAGGGATTTGTATTCATGAGGAAAATGGAATCCGAGGTGGGCGTGCTTATTCAGAAGAAGATGCAAGGATGTTGTTAGGTTGGGCAAAAGAATTGGGTTGTAATTTCGTTCGCTTGGCTCATTACCCCCACAATGAAAATATGACCCGAGTGGCCGATGAGTTGGGAATTATGGTTTGGTCGGAAGTCCCTGTTTATTGGACTATACAGTGGAAAAATGAAGCTACTTTCAGCAATGCGAAAGCCCAGCTCACGGATATGATTACACGAGATAAAAACCGTGCGTCTGTAATTATTTGGTCAATGGCAAACGAAACTCCTGTATCTCCCGATAGAACCGAATTTTTGAAGAAAATGATCGAGACGGCAAATGACCTCGACCCTGTTAGGTTGATTAGCGCAGCCTTGGAAAGGCATACCAAAAAAGGAACAAAAAATACTCAAGTGATTGAAGATCCTTTGCAGGAATATGTAGATATTATCGCTTTCAACCAATACATAGGCTGGTATGCAGGCTTGCCAGAAGACTGCAAGACTGCTGAATTTGATATCCAATTTAACAAGCCAGTCGTGATCTCGGAGTTTGGGGCAGGTGCATTGCAAGGTTTATACGGTAGCAAAGAAGAAAGATGGACAGAAGAATTTCAGGAATATTTATTTGATGAGACCTTGAAGATGCTCGAAAAAATTCCTCAGCTGCGTGGTACAAACCCATGGATTTTGGCAGATTTCCGGTCTCCTCGTCGTGTCTTACCTGATATACAAGATGGATGGAACAGAAAAGGCTTGATTTCAGAAGTAGGGGAAAAGAAAAAAGCATTTTATGTACTTAAAAACTATTACGAGGTGAAGCAAACTGAATATGTAGAAAAAAATCAAAAGAAGTAA
- a CDS encoding RNA polymerase sigma-70 factor — MNWGNLKDEELICCIKEGEEKAFQALFDRYFFKLCDFSYKFLKNEFQCEEAVSDVFMNIWLKRETLEKDINIKPYLFVATRNQAFSLLRKEKESSKDIAELTSSETPQINTTIDQISYQELEHEIEKIISSLPEQRQLIFRLSRFEGLPYKEIAQILSISPNTVQNQMVKAIQQIASRYSKLKSEWELAQLIITILLP, encoded by the coding sequence ATGAATTGGGGAAATCTAAAAGATGAGGAATTAATTTGCTGTATTAAAGAAGGCGAGGAGAAAGCTTTTCAAGCTTTATTCGATAGGTATTTTTTTAAACTTTGCGATTTCTCCTACAAATTCTTAAAAAATGAATTCCAGTGTGAAGAAGCCGTTTCTGATGTTTTTATGAACATTTGGTTAAAAAGGGAAACTCTTGAGAAAGATATAAACATCAAACCTTATCTTTTTGTAGCTACCAGAAACCAAGCTTTCAGCCTATTGAGAAAAGAAAAAGAAAGCTCAAAAGACATAGCTGAGCTTACCTCTTCAGAAACGCCCCAAATTAATACTACAATAGATCAAATCAGCTACCAAGAGCTCGAACACGAAATTGAAAAAATAATAAGTAGCCTACCTGAGCAACGTCAACTTATTTTTAGACTGAGTAGATTCGAAGGACTTCCTTACAAAGAAATAGCACAAATTCTCTCCATCTCACCAAATACAGTCCAAAATCAAATGGTGAAAGCCATTCAGCAAATTGCAAGTAGATACTCAAAACTGAAATCGGAGTGGGAACTTGCTCAACTCATCATCACAATACTGCTCCCTTAA
- a CDS encoding FecR domain-containing protein: protein MKETKFITLVTKRLAKELSAKESEELDEMLQVKKNRELFIYIKKGWDNFSDHIHKEKFSHRRTQNMLVDKIKKHEPNFGLSKVQKEEAKVVNLYRLASKVAAVVALFGMLLYGLLQFNSEKQNSPSFDLVEKITEPGQRNTIKLADKSEIIMNAESQLTFKKPFQNKLREFDLEGEAFFKVEKNPEAPFRVNFKGLIVEVVGTQFNISSYPESDSSFISLVEGSIKILNESDSLLYTLEPGDQLVFDNSSKTYKLSSFDLVKTIGWKDDILIFDNERLGDVLPILERHYGVDFNVRNPSILNCQIKADFDSKPLSIILESLQFAGDWEFNTTDQKHYILHGHGCK, encoded by the coding sequence ATGAAAGAGACTAAATTTATTACATTAGTTACTAAGCGATTGGCTAAAGAACTATCAGCAAAAGAAAGCGAAGAGCTTGATGAGATGCTTCAGGTAAAGAAAAACCGTGAGCTATTTATTTACATCAAAAAAGGATGGGACAATTTTTCGGACCACATCCATAAAGAAAAATTTTCTCATAGAAGGACTCAAAATATGTTAGTTGATAAAATCAAAAAACATGAACCTAATTTCGGATTATCCAAAGTCCAGAAGGAAGAGGCCAAAGTGGTAAACCTTTATAGGTTAGCTTCCAAGGTAGCTGCGGTTGTCGCTCTTTTCGGCATGTTACTGTACGGGTTATTGCAATTCAATAGTGAAAAACAAAATAGTCCATCATTTGATCTTGTAGAGAAAATCACCGAACCGGGTCAGCGCAATACGATTAAGCTTGCAGACAAATCGGAGATTATCATGAATGCGGAAAGTCAATTGACCTTCAAAAAACCTTTTCAAAATAAATTGAGAGAGTTCGATTTGGAAGGCGAAGCTTTTTTTAAAGTAGAAAAAAATCCAGAAGCCCCCTTCAGGGTAAACTTCAAAGGGCTTATAGTGGAAGTAGTAGGAACTCAATTCAATATAAGTAGCTATCCTGAATCCGATTCCTCCTTTATCTCTCTTGTGGAAGGAAGCATAAAAATATTGAATGAATCTGATAGTCTCCTTTACACCTTAGAACCCGGAGACCAGCTGGTTTTTGATAATTCGTCAAAAACATATAAACTGAGCTCATTTGACCTTGTAAAAACAATTGGGTGGAAAGATGATATTTTAATCTTTGATAATGAAAGGTTGGGCGATGTATTGCCAATACTTGAAAGGCACTATGGGGTCGATTTCAATGTAAGAAACCCATCTATACTTAATTGCCAGATCAAGGCTGACTTTGACTCAAAGCCTTTGAGTATTATACTTGAATCCCTCCAATTTGCTGGAGATTGGGAATTCAATACTACAGATCAAAAACATTATATTTTACATGGCCATGGTTGTAAATAA